The following proteins are encoded in a genomic region of Thermothielavioides terrestris NRRL 8126 chromosome 5, complete sequence:
- a CDS encoding 40S ribosomal protein S16, giving the protein MATQAVQVFGKKKNATAVARCVQGKGLIRVNGKPLKLFAPEILRAKLYEPILLLGTDKFAEVDIRIRVAGGGHTSQVYATRQAVAYYAKYIDEHSKNLLKTALIQFDRSLLVADPRRCEPKKFGGRGARARFQKSYR; this is encoded by the exons ATGGCGACCCAGGCAGTTCAGGTGTtcggcaagaagaagaatgcCACAG CCGTTGCGCGCTGTGTGCAAGGCAAGGGCCTGATCAGGGTCAACGGCAAGCCGCTCAAGCTGTTCGCCCCCGAGATTCTCCGGGCAAAACTCTACGAgcccatcctcctcctcggcacCGACAAGTTCGCCGAGGTTGACATCCGCATCCGGGTCGCTGGTGGTGGTCACACGTCGCAGGTTTATGCAACGCGCCAGGCT GTCGCCTACTACGCCAAGTACATCGATGAGCACTCCAAGAACCTCCTCAAGACCGCTCTCATCCAGTTCGACCGCAGCCTGCTAGTCGCCGATCCTCGGCGCTGCGAACCCAAGAAGTTCGGTGGAAGGGGTGCTCGCGCGAGATTCCAGAAGTCCTACCGTTGA